A region of the Melanotaenia boesemani isolate fMelBoe1 chromosome 6, fMelBoe1.pri, whole genome shotgun sequence genome:
GGGTATTTAGCATAATGTTTTAAGGGTCTCCTTGTATATTGAAATATGTAATAGAAGTGACATAATTTGCTGAGAAAATTGCTTTTCAAGCTGATTGTTTCATAGCAACAAGCACACGAAGTAGCAGAATACCTGATACTTGTTCTGCAACATCGTGCAGCACAAACCAGTCATCTTCCACTTTTCTTGGTTGTGGCTGGTTAACCAACACCACAGCTGGTCTCACAGCTTCCATCACATAATCTggttttggttcagctggtggAGTGACACGCTGAACCACAGCAactgacacagaaacacaaaatgaataaatctgatGCTAACATTTGAGTGCAGCATACACAGGCTAACAGGGAATAAGTGGTACCTGGGAGCATGACTACTGGTTTCCCTCGTGTGACATCAAACAGCTTAAACCAATCATtttctcctcctgtctctgAAAGTGGTGCAAGTTGGCTCGGTCTAATTTCAGAAATGCGTGTCCCATCTTGCCTCCTGTCCACACCAATTATCACCTTCTTGTATGTTCTAGTTTCTGTAGTTTTCACCTCAGCCTCAAATGTCTTCTTCATATCCCGAACAATCTCAAGTGGAGTAGCTGGCACAGACAAGAGGGTGAAAGAAGCTGTGTGACGGTAGCAGATTCACTGAAATAAAGCAAACATCTTGTCTGGGatgcaaacatttaaataactATATACCTGTTGGTACTGTAACTGCTTTTCCGTGAACAGCATCaaacagaataaaccagtcaTCATCGATCTTTGGCAGCTGCTGAAAAGGCTGCGGGCTAATCTGGTCAAGATAAAACTTTGGCTGCACACTTTCTGCTTTAGCTGGAACAGCTGGATAGATTTTAGATGGTGGTGGCAcataaactgaaagaaaaaaataataatcttctACTTTGACACCTTTTAAATTCCAGATAATCTTTTGACATGATAacttgcaaaacaaaaagacattttgggGCTCTGGGTACCTGGAGGCACATAAGAAGTCGCTCTGGAAACGAAATCCAGCAGCAAAAACCAATCATCCTCTCCCTCCCTCATTGGTAGCAACATTTTCTGCTCTGGAAGCTGCTTGTCGTCTTTCTGCATCAAAATTTCCTCAACTACAATGTCCGACCTGGACTTTACAGTCAAAACCTTACTCACACTGGAGACACTTTCTCTGTGATAAACCTGAGAGGACTCAGCCATGGAAACtatggaaaacaaaatgaaagagcGACATAAGACAATTGagcacaataagaaaaaaacgaCTTAAAAGATGCATGTGGAAAAATCTGCAGTACCTGGAGGCACAAAAGATGTTTGTCTAATAGGAACATCCAGCAGCATAAACCAGTCATCTTCCCTCTCAACtggaatcagttttatttctgtgtccCTGACTAAAACCTTTGCTCTTTGTTCTCGCTGCTTGACAGCCATTACTTCAGTCAGAGAGACACCTTCTTTTGGGGTCacttcaacaacaaaaacaaaagaaataataaaaattaaacataaaaacactatGGATATGAAAAAACGCAAAAGGAAAACTAATTGCCTTCATAAAACTGGGAAGAAGAACAGGGGAAGTTCACCTATACCTGGTGGCACATATGTTGTTTTACTGGGAAGAACATCCAACAACTTAAACCAGTCATCTTCTCTGTCCGCCACCTGCTGTTGTAGGATTTCTTCTAGATACCTCGGTGCCTCTTGTATTATCTGTCTCTCTTCAATTAGTACCTTTTCCTCTTCTACATCTCCGGCCACAGAGACAAAAGCTTGGTCATCTGTCTGGGCTCTCTCTCTTAATGTGACTGATGAGTAAAGTCAGGAGAAAGCAGTGACACGACTTCCTTTCCATGCATGTGTAATATAAAAgcacaagaaaaaaaggtgttttGAAAAACAGTGCGGGACGTGTGGTACCTTGTGGTAAATAAGATGTTTCTCTGGGAGGAACTTCCAGCAGCACAAACCAAGAGTCATCGACTCTTCCTACGACATACGGTTGCTGTAGGATCTCAGGCACTCTCCACACTTCCTCCTGTCTTACTTTCCTCTCCTCAactttaacttctgttttcacCACAAGGGCAGCAACCTCAGACTTCGAGCTGAAATATTCACTTCCATTCCCTTCCACAGCAGTAATCAAATTAGGAGAGTAAAGATAGGTAGTATGTGACCACAGGAGCAAATATACAGCAGCTTATTGTAAAAGAAGCAAAGCAGGACATGACGTAGTTTTCACTTGCaaaaaactacataaatatgcaaataaatggatatgtgtatgtgcatttactcatttttgctctttttaaagTCTTAACCATATtcaatttatcatttatatcaCTGACTTTGTCATGCTGATTTTCTAAATACCTACAACAGTGATTAATTTCATACTGATGTCCACATATGTGTGCACATATTAAAGCTGGTATTTCTTGATATAATATAAATTTCTGAAATGCAAAGATTTATATGTGCATGTTTTCCCTCCTTTCTCAAATTAGTTATGAAATGCTGTGTTGGGGTTTGTTGGCTTTTATTTTCCCCTCTTTTCTCATTTTGATaggaaaaaacaataaaggatTGTTAACTTCATAATAATGGTCAAACAGTGGAGTCTCATAGAAGTAACCAGCAGAGGTATAATGCAAACAGAACTAATTGGTTAATATGTTTATGCTTGCCACTTTATCTATTTTAACATCATTAGAACAATAAATGGGTTAGTAGAGGTCCACAGCTGTTTGCAAAATTACATACTGTACCTGCTGGTTTATATAGAGGGCGATGAAAAAGTTCAAACCAGTCATCTTCATCTTCCATCTGAACATGATCCTCGGCCTGACCCCTCCCCGTAACCTCTTTCTGTGTCCTCTCCTCCGCTATCTCCCATTTGTCTAACACTGTCCCACCAGACTGTCCTCCATCTTCTACTGTTACCCTCTTTTTAGCGGTACGCTCCACCCTCTGATATGCTACTACAGAGGTGGTACCAGCAAGTTCTGGAGAAGCAAACTTCTCCTCCACCTCGCCTTGCCATTCTTTTTCGATCTGGCGTAGCTTCTCTCTCAAACTCTCATCTAAAAGATTCTCTTGCGTCACCAAAGTTTcactctcttcttcttcttcaggtaACAAACCTTTAAAGAACACCcgctttatttcttcttctagttcatcctcatcttcatctgttCTCTCCATCTTCCTCACAGATTTCCTTACTACCACCTTTGTAATACCTTTACCTTGCTGCTCCCACTCCTCCTCTTTTCTTAACTTTTCAACTTCCTCCTTCCCTAACTCCTCTTCTATTACTTTCTGAAGTCTCTCTGCCATCTCATCCACATCCTGCAGCCTTTCCTCTAAGCCCCTCACTTCCCTTAGCTTTCCTTCCAAAACATCCACCTCTGTCATCTTGTCTACTAAGGTAACTGTTTCCTGCAGCCTTTGAATCACTTCCTTAGTGGTCACTTCTGTACTCTGCTCCTCCACTCGGAGCTGGAACTGGACTTGGGATGAAGCTGAGAGGAGTTGCAACAAAAGTGAAACACTGAGCAGTGAAATTCAATTTGATTAATAAGTAGCCTCTTATATAATTCATATAAAAACTGtacttaaagaaaaataaaaagggttCTATAAATTGTTTTCCATACAAAAAAAACTCACACAGAGGCTGTTGTACACATTCAGAGGAAAACAAGATGAACCAATCATCTCGTTGGATGAATTCTGGTTGGAAAAGCTGGGCCAAGGAGGTCATTTCTGCCAAGCTGGGTTTGGCTGACAACATCAGAAAAAGATGCATGCGACATTTTTGGACTAGataaacaaaaacccacaaatCTCAAACAGTTGAAAACAGAGAGCAACATGTTTGGTTTTATCGAACGTTGGGtcaaaagctaaataaataaataactctcCAACTCAAACTGCTTCATTAGAAATGAATGAAGACCATAAACATGTAGCTAGGAATCTGTAGACATTGCCAGTGCTGATACCTGGCTCTTTTACAACATCAAAAGTTGAGACCACGGGAACTGGACGATCATGGTACAGAAGGGCAGACCAATCGTCTTCCTGTCtcatctgctgctgctcatcGGTTGCCAGCTCCTGCCATGGCTGACTGACTGACCGGGTAACGGTTGTCCCCTGCCAGGTCTGAACAGACTGTCCCTCCTCCCAGAACTGAGCGGAAGTCTGCTCTGATTCCCCTTTGGCTGTGAAGAGATGGCAAGGTGATGGCAGTTATGCAACGCTTCAGCTGGACAGATGACGGCTGCTGCGAATGCTTCACAGTGCTTCAAGCACGTTTGTAACCCAGTTAAATGCCAAGTAGTTTTACTGGTCTATTGTGAGTCCTTTAAAATGAGGTTagtgaaaaacataaaatatgcatCTTATAGTTcagaaaaaatgtgaatgaCCAGGATATACCTGCAGGTTATATTTCATTCTTTAACCTGTTTTAATGAAAGCGGCTGCAGCAGTGATGAGTGAGTCAGTGGGTTAAGAGGTTAAACATGCTGCAGgctaaaaggaaatgaaaatgtgtgtgctTTACACATTTAGCACAACTTCTGTGAAACAGCCACCTCGAGTCAGAAAATGTTCAAGAATGGTTCGGTATCAGATGAAGCTTGTTTAGCCCGATCCTTTTGGAGTTCACAGCAAGAAAACTACCCTTGAGTCATATCAAGGGAAGAACTAAGTATGTGTCACGTGTGGAAACGTGACATTTTTCCGACATGTTGAGCACAATGCAAAGCACATTTGCAAAGATTTAACGGCATAAAAGCGGATGAATGAGAACGTGTGAGGATGTTAAACGCAAACAGCGACCAGCGAGTTAGAAATATGCCAAAAGGCATTGCGAGCTGTTCCACACACTGGTACCTGGGAATTCAAGAGAAGACTGAGGTTTGTCAAGTTCCATCACTAACGACCAGTCATCAGTCTCAGACCTGCCTGATCCTGAAAGTTGCTGCAGAAACTGGAGAGTCTCCTCTCCAGCTGCAAGagtaaaacatgtcaaaaagAAGCTCATCAAAGCCAAGGTCCACTGCAAAAACCCAGATTTTAAAGCACAAACTTGCACGTACCTCCGTCTAGGTTACGAGACAGCCTCTTGCTTGCAGAACGTGCAAAGCGAGGGGCTGGGCGGTCGATCATGGAGCTCGCCTGGCGGGTCTGTGCCTGAGTGCGACCACTGTACCGAAACTTAGAGCCCAAGACGAGGAAGCGACGGGATGCAGGAGGCTCCACTGTCGACACCCTAAGCAAGAGGTACATCACAGAATCAATAAGACCATTTAATCTCAGTAAGACCAGGGATTCATCATTATTAATgggtttttatgtaaaaaggTAAACAACACTTTGTAGTTCATCTTAATAAGCAGGCTAAAACTAAAGGGTTTAATTATAAGATTAGGACCATGAGTGTGTAGCTTTCCATTAGCAGATTGTGATGTAGGGATTAAGGTACATTAAAGACGACCTGAAAATGACCTCCTGTTGCCAAGCAGGAAAGTGTCATCCTGAATTACAGAAGAACAACAAGGCTTTACCTGAAGAAGGTATGATGTTCAACACAAACTTTCCACAACTTCTTTGAGGCCTTGTAGTTGGGTAGTTTGAAGCCGATAGTGCTCTCATACTGCTCTTGCTAAAAGTAATcaaacagatgaaaatgaattaagACTTAAAGTCAATGACATTATTCTGCAACCCAACATGGAACAAATGAAAAGCTGATTAGttctaaaacacttttttttccagatgatGAATCACAAAATGTTCATTACCATGAAAATTACTCAAGTTTTTAACTGTAGGcgaataataaaaattatactATTTCAAAGCCAGTACAGCAGGTAATTTTGGGTAATATTTTATGGACTAGATTTGGGATTGGGAACAggtagaaaaactaaaacataatgAATGCTTGAGATTCACCTCTGATGGtctgattttaataaagaagCTGCTCCGTTTGTAAGAGATCTTGAGCACTTTAGGCCAAGGGAAACGGTTGATTCGAAGTTTGTCCTTGTAAACCATCAGACCGCTGGAGCAAACCCCCAGCGTAATGTCAACACCGTCAAGATCCTGCatgtaaaaacagaatcaaGGAGTCACACAACCGTCATCTCCCTGCACTTACAACACACAGTCACTGGGAGGCAGACTTTCTTACACAATCAAACAAAACCCTTTGGGGTCATGGGGTTTGTTattaatctctcttttttttcctctaaggGGAATGACATCaattttgtaattaaatttgCTACTGCTGCTTTACAAGCATGCTACtgtgaaataatgaaaagcaTAACAGGAAGTCAGAGTATAGTATCTCTCAGGATTTCCATGAAAAGACTTCAGTTAACCGGCAAAACAATAATCCCAACAGGGTAAAACAAttggataataaaaaaattgaatagaaataaaaatagtaatctCCACCTTGGCTTGGTGCAGGTCAACTCCATACATGGCAAGTTTCTTGGCATTTTCCAGAAACAGCATGTCTGCTTGGGCTGGGCTCATTGACCTGGAGACAGAAAATGAAGAGTTCTTTTCAAAGATATGCTTCATTGACACATAAAAGGGTTAAATTATTTGCAAGTAGGTTTGGgtcaaaaagtaaacaaacaaaaaaaagttaatggTTTGGCTCAGCTGAGCTTTGTGTTTAGAATCTACCACCTTCTCAATTGATCAAATCAGGTTCCATCGTCTTTCCTAACCTGTAAGTACGGTGTAGCTCCATCACTTTCTCCTCCAGCTCTTTGCTCTGTCCAGGAGCCAGGCTTAGATCTTTAAGATAGTCTGACCCGTGAACCTCTGGGTCATATTCTCCCACCTCTGACTGGGCTGTGTAGGAGCCCAGCAAGGACAGTGTGACAAAGGAACAGGGAAGAACTCCACGCATAATGTCCTTCCTCAGCTGAAGACAGAGGAAGTACCTGAAGAAAAGGtgaatggataaaaaaaaaactaagttatGGATAAGTGAAAAtgacaataacagaaaaaaattgtttctaGTGAAACAATTTTCAAGTGTGCTTGCATAATATCAATCCTTTCATGAGAGCTAAACAGCTAACGTAGCTCTGTCGGTATTACAACTTACCTGGTGAGATCTTCAGTCAGCTGTGCAGGATCAGGAGGATAGAACTTCACGTTGAATGTAAACTCATAGACAGCACCTGAAACCTGCTTTCGGATCTCTTTGGTGGGTTCCAGCCATGTCTGCAGGAAAtattggaaaaaaagaacaaccacTCAGCACAGATTTCTTCCTTGTGTGACTCTGTTATTAAAGAATAGCTAAAGTAATACAAGAAACGCCAGCCCACCTTGCTGGTTGGTGTTTCCCAGTTAGCAAGGCCAAAGTAATCCTTCTCCAGAAGGTTGACATGGTCACACACTTTTGTTAAAAGTTCCTGGCCTTTAGCATGTTTCTGAATAACACACACACGGACAACTATATTAATCAAACAACAGAGCATTAAGTAAAAATTATCAAGAAAATTTGGTGAGTTGCTTACATCAAGTTCACACTCAAACTGAGTGTCGTCCAGTAAGGTGACTTTGCACTGCATGATTTTCTGACGTTTGGGGCTTTTAGCCTCCTCCAccttcttttctgtcttcttttctttcgCCGGTTTCTCTTTCTTGGCCTGCTGCTCGGTTGCCTTTTGCTCTCCTTTGGTTGCCTCCACCTTTTCTGTtggttcctcctccttctttgtGTCCTCCTTTTTCACGTCTTCCTCTACTTCAGGCTCTTTCTTTATCTCAGATTCTTCCTTCTGTTCCTCTGGAGCAGGCTAATGGAGTTCCCACGAGACATTTGCAGAAGAGACAGGATACAATGCATTAAATGTACAAAGATGACAGCACTTGAGACAATACTACACATGATagtaaaaatcaaatatatagTTGTTAATAGAGGCTTTTGTTCTGATGAgtacaccaaaaaaaaaaaaaaaacaagcttttagCTGAAACCATCACAGTTACTTCTGCTGAACCAGCTACCCACGTCATAAAAAATTcattggaggaaaaaaaaaaaaaacaaaacacaggttTCTCTACTATAATGTGACAAGCAGCATGAATCTAAATATAACACAACTTTGTTCTACTTGGATTTTCTGTAGATGATGGCATTCTTGCATTGCATCGTCCATTAAATATGAGGCAATTATATAAGCTTAGCATGGAGAAAGCTACTCTTTCTACCCAAAGAATATTTAATTAGCATGCTATAACCTCTGGATTTGAAGAAGTGCCACCATGGAACCTTGTTATGATAGTGGAAACAGCAGCCATTAAGTACCATAATATAAAGTCCtgtctatttttttaataagctataatgtatatgtattttttgttcATGCACTTTTAAGACTGCTTTTAAGATGACTTTGTTAACATCTAGGCGGCTTCAAGCTGACTGCTTTTGTCCATCTCTTGTCCTCATGTTAAGGGATGTTAATCGTCTTCTGTATTCCAGTTTAACTGAGcttttacacacacagattATATTAATCCACTCATCTAATTTTTGGCAGACAAATAACACCCAAATGTCTATTTTGTTTCCTACAGTAGTGAATAAATGAGctaaatcattattatttagaACTTTTGCCAAGATTGATTTCCATTTACCGGtaccataaaaagaaaagaatgtatCCGTGGTGTCCGTGTACTGGGTGCCAGTCCACAGCTGAGTGTTTTCTGGCTGTTAGTCACTCACCTGTGTCTCAGTGCTGCTTACTGACTGCTGATCTGGAGCCTGTTCAGTGTCTGGCTCAGTTTTAAGTTCAGGCTCTGGAGCAGCAATCGGCGCTTTCACCTGCTCAACTCCGGCTTTCAcctccttctcttccttttttcctttgttcttccctttctcttttttctttcccttttcctcttctttttgttgttttccttcagTCTTCCcctgctcttcttctttttccttctgttttgcCTCTTCGTTCACCTTCTCCTCCCCTTTTGGCTtgtcctcttctttcttttttcccttttcttcttttgctttctcctcctcctttttagccttttcttctttcgttttctcctcttctttctttttagccttctcttctttcactttgtcctcctccttcttcttagctttttcttcttctttcttttttgccttttcAGCCTCTCtggctttttcttcttctctcctctttgctttctcttcttctctctttcgtaccctttcttcctcctctgttttcctttttgctttttcCTCTTCCCTCTTCTTcaccttttcctctttttcttttttctttgccaaCTTCTTATcaactttttcttcctctttctttccaGCCTCTGTCGCTTTCTCTTTAAcctccttcttttcttcttttgtctctgGTTTTGCCTCCTCCTTTTCTACAGCCAGTTttgtcttctcttcctccttctcctcttctatcttttctggcttttcttcctctttttttgtctcGTCCTTTTTCACTTTCTCCTCATTCTTTTCCTCGgcttttttctttgcttctttttttttctttttactgcccttcttttcaactttttcttccactttctttttttcttctatctgctctattttctcttcttctgtctttttaacTTCTTTGACATCTGATTTCTCCTCCACGGCTTTAGTCtccttttcttcacttttcacCTCTTccactttctcttcttctgcctTTTCAGCTTTCTCCTCTTTGTCTGATTTTTCTTCCCTGGCTTTCTCTGCCTCGAACCCCTCGCCCTCAGAGCACTGCGAGCGACGTTTCAGGAAAGAAGAGAACAGACGAGAGAGGCCTTTGCCAGCAGAGGTCCTGGTACGAGGCTtcagctgctcctcctctgggGAGGTAGCTGCATCCGCAGGCCCAGGTTCAGCAACCTGCTCCTGGGCCTTTTTGCTCGGCTGCTCCCCCTCCTGCTCAGatgttgctgcttcctgcttctgCTTATTCTCTGGCTCAGGTTCAAGGGCTGCACTGCTGGTCTTCTGCTTGCCCTCGGTGTCTGCCTCACTCACAGCGCTTGCCTCTGTTGTCATGGTAGCCACTGGGAAGGAGAACAGAAGGGAGTCAGAGATGAAGAAAAGTCATAATGCTGCACAAAGCATGGTGGTGAACTATATGGACATACTTGGATCACAACTACCAAGAAAGCTGACTATTTAGCCCTTTTCACATGAGACATGTGAATGTAATTACTTCATCAGTCATTTAAGCAATGACATTAGGTCATTCACACATTTGCcactttttgttcatgtttgttgACATCGTTGTGAAAGTGATGGAAATATTAGAcgataaataaagatatttattgAGTCACAGCCTTTTtacaacatccatccattttctattttatgttattccaattcagggatGCGGGTAAGATGAAGCCTaccccagcaattagcaggtcgTCAGTCTATCGTAGTGTTTTTACAACATGTCATCTCATTAGTGCCAAGCATGCAGTTGTGTGAAAGAAAACGGGATGGAGGCAGCTCAAAATGTTACATGCTCACCACAGCAGCAGGGCAACTGTTATCAAATAGAGACAAGAATGATGTTACGCCACCTTTTCACACTGCCACTGCTGTTTGACAGAAGCTGCAGCACCGCACAAAACTATTTTTACTCATAACATCTTCTTATGCCATAAAACTGAATATCAAGCACGAACATGAAGCATTGTGTTACGTCAAACCACTCAGAGCTGAGCAGCAACATAAGGAAAACTTCATAGGCAATATTGCATCAATGACGATATGATTTgtgataaatgtaaacaaataactTTCCTTTTCTGTGTCTGTTCATAATGATTAGCTGTTAAATATGCAagaaacagaacttttttttaatatagtttTTATGACATATTGTATATAATCTGAATTTTCTGCACAATTTTTATTGTTGGTATGCTTTTATGTTTGatggtgaatgaatgaatttgatTGTTGTTCATCACTTTATGGCTGCAGCTAGGGTAAACGCCCAATACAAATTTCCCCCTAAGATGACAATAAAGTTAATCTTGATCTTGACTTCTTCTACATGGAATAGAGCCAGTAAAGTACTGATACTGCACATGCTGATATTGTGACAGGTTTTTGATATATTGAGCCACTATAGGGAACCAGTTGCTAATATGATCTATGGTTAGACAGAAAGCGCAAACTTCAGCTACAGCTCATTTGACTCAAAACATCTTTAAGTCGGAGAGGTTGAACCACATTGTTAATTATTATTGAAGCAAACTGCTGGATTCCTTCAAACAGCTGATCATATATCAAATTAACCCACCTCTTTTGTGCATGTCTGTTTGTAAACTAATTGCAGCAGTTCATATTTGTGCTGTGCTGAAAGTGTCTCAATACGTAACAGAAAAGATCGCCGGATGGAGGCGGTGAGGGTCCAAACGTGACATGGAAATGCTCAATGACTGCGACATTAATAAGGAGCaatgcatgtgtgaaatgtttttaaaactggatGATTTACTCTttacttaaaagaaaatgtcatgtgTAGGCTTGATATACCGATCAGGCTAAATGATTTCTAACTTTATTCATCATCAAGAGGAATTTTAATAAACAAGTTCTATGCAGTAATCTACTTCGCTGTTTAAAGATAACTGCTTTCGCTCTGTGGTATAACAAACTTCTATAAAGCAAACTAACACCCACGGATTATAATCTAACTCCAGCACAGTtctcacacatacaaaaaacatcattttttcAAACAATAGCCTTCCATGCTGAAGAATGCTGAGGGCCAATCACAGACTCATTAAATCCCACCGACACAAAGGAGGCATTCTCTTCTGTATCTGCCTATTAGCACCGCCTGGGTCATCCTCACCAAGCAAGCCTGGCTCTTCATATCACACACACGCACCTGCACAGGTCATCGGACACACAAGGACCAGATAACATGATGATACAAAAGATCATCAGTTGgtaatgcttttttgtttgctaCTCTGAATTTccagtttaaatgaaaacttcCCAGACAATTAACCCTAAATCTGCCACAAAGGCCAACATGCCTTTTctaaagtaaatgtttaaattattttggcAAACTGCTTCTTATTCAAATGTGCAATGGAAACAAATGTTGTGTCTTacaatttttaatcaaactctgAAGTAGTTATGCAAATATGAAGGCTGCAGCTAATTTATAATACTTTTCTTACTTATTGTCAAGCAACAAAGTGACTCACAGCCTTAAAACTCAGAACCTTAAGATTTAAATCATtcaacttttatttaataatttggcaGATATGGTACATTGAAAATCTTCCACCCGGCTGCTTAGGTAGGCGAAATGTTGGCTACAGTGCCTCAAAGTACCATCAATTCTCTTCAGTGATAAGCGTCCTGTCTGGCCTTGTCTAATCGGTGACTAATGTAGCTGTGTTTGTCTCCTCCATATGTAGTTCAAGTCCCACCCTACTCTTTTGATGGGGGAGGGGGGAAATGCCAGACAAGCAGACAGGCCAATCTTCCAGATGTACAGGGCTGTCCCAAAGGGTGCATCCAGGATCTCTATACCATACACTTCCCACTGGCACTACGGGAcagcaggagaggaggagggggtaCGCAAATAGGCCAAATCCTCTTTAGCCCTCCCATTGTTTGTGTCCAGTGACCAATAACTGCTGCACTCTATTACTAATCCTGCCCACCCTTCCCCCCACAAGACCCCCCCTACCCC
Encoded here:
- the LOC121641205 gene encoding uncharacterized protein LOC121641205 isoform X9; this translates as MQCKVTLLDDTQFECELDKHAKGQELLTKVCDHVNLLEKDYFGLANWETPTSKTWLEPTKEIRKQVSGAVYEFTFNVKFYPPDPAQLTEDLTRYFLCLQLRKDIMRGVLPCSFVTLSLLGSYTAQSEVGEYDPEVHGSDYLKDLSLAPGQSKELEEKVMELHRTYRSMSPAQADMLFLENAKKLAMYGVDLHQAKDLDGVDITLGVCSSGLMVYKDKLRINRFPWPKVLKISYKRSSFFIKIRPSEQEQYESTIGFKLPNYKASKKLWKVCVEHHTFFRVSTVEPPASRRFLVLGSKFRYSGRTQAQTRQASSMIDRPAPRFARSASKRLSRNLDGAGEETLQFLQQLSGSGRSETDDWSLVMELDKPQSSLEFPAKGESEQTSAQFWEEGQSVQTWQGTTVTRSVSQPWQELATDEQQQMRQEDDWSALLYHDRPVPVVSTFDVVKEPAKPSLAEMTSLAQLFQPEFIQRDDWFILFSSECVQQPLSSSQVQFQLRVEEQSTEVTTKEVIQRLQETVTLVDKMTEVDVLEGKLREVRGLEERLQDVDEMAERLQKVIEEELGKEEVEKLRKEEEWEQQGKGITKVVVRKSVRKMERTDEDEDELEEEIKRVFFKGLLPEEEEESETLVTQENLLDESLREKLRQIEKEWQGEVEEKFASPELAGTTSVVAYQRVERTAKKRVTVEDGGQSGGTVLDKWEIAEERTQKEVTGRGQAEDHVQMEDEDDWFELFHRPLYKPAGNGSEYFSSKSEVAALVVKTEVKVEERKVRQEEVWRVPEILQQPYVVGRVDDSWFVLLEVPPRETSYLPQVTLRERAQTDDQAFVSVAGDVEEEKVLIEERQIIQEAPRYLEEILQQQVADREDDWFKLLDVLPSKTTYVPPGIVTPKEGVSLTEVMAVKQREQRAKVLVRDTEIKLIPVEREDDWFMLLDVPIRQTSFVPPVSMAESSQVYHRESVSSVSKVLTVKSRSDIVVEEILMQKDDKQLPEQKMLLPMREGEDDWFLLLDFVSRATSYVPPVYVPPPSKIYPAVPAKAESVQPKFYLDQISPQPFQQLPKIDDDWFILFDAVHGKAVTVPTATPLEIVRDMKKTFEAEVKTTETRTYKKVIIGVDRRQDGTRISEIRPSQLAPLSETGGENDWFKLFDVTRGKPVVMLPVAVVQRVTPPAEPKPDYVMEAVRPAVVLVNQPQPRKVEDDWFVLHDVAEQVSVPVAVDELVTVRPVVRRAKEFAITEQITQRRVTIVEEKWQKKDVVQPQPAVRQVEDDWFVLLDVAPKKSVAPPEGIQVPAKVKLPAAVVTRKIDISEIRPQFEKRILEERVPLVQSQAGDDWFVLLDFDLKESVVSTQRGMRPVSAPVFSQAALAEAGIPMAPLEQPQTSTPIKTSRQEERKLEVTVEAVEPSRMEAVAEVKTAVWREQREVDSSLISTINGDIQHESETSLEGVRMRKKRAKKIEGDSIYVRHSILMLEEFEKPQEDLLKHHASISELKRNFMEAVPEPRLSEWDKRLSTHSPFRTLGINGQPLPSADGVTDDGTDEDKDSTAVSSSKTISTESTSGTTVTTTTTQISKVVKSGSSEMRVEKRIVITADSDIDQDKEKHGGASAL